The following proteins are co-located in the Hyalangium minutum genome:
- a CDS encoding metallophosphoesterase: MRPEFREALETDLRKLHDQAGPWDVVFLTGNLTQTGSPREFALLNSTLNSLWDYFRSLGSNPLLLAVPGESDFAPRDASSSLFLRTTASQFPKTFSHAVSPSSTHVVSGAFQAYTEWASQQQRLHSPLIQLRNGFLPGDFSTTVKAGEWKIGVIGLNSVFEPGTDSSESQREINVEQAEAATGHDLQRWAHQHELILLLTHAPPGVLRSKSLARLHERLGPSGRPFLHLCGGFDITGWREPWPDPPQYSHWARAVQALSLFGETGADTFFWGYAVGEIYKSKLRLHSRPLSSQEELFTTLQAKWSWEPDTTSIPLAALIQYPSELTGENRTDSPLWFPLLTRTPPEDVPSPRNSSSQAPWIREDMPEPSPLPLGIRLRQVLGTGRQTVSRLAWSPSGDALAIGCEQGHLAYWPLAEQIPSWIASAHTTVVTDLCFTPDGETLLSRSKRALRLLHTKGTPSDIEVELLPAGDGNRLACSSLGWLAADVGQGNLRIWNTPTRKFLGELTRPAPLEPVSCLGWAPDAPILACGFINAQGGSCLILWRLSEVDNRFVPTLASSMQGFGVLDLTWRPHSPLLALATADGGIHVLNAEQDRTVTRLEGHTASVLSVSFSADGRLLASHSTTGDILLFRTDTWEIVARFQSPSSKKFLTRGVAFSPTRNILASVGPDFRSLFLWDIDADTLLRAKPPSATVHEVSAKVVLVGEGRAGKSSLALRMAQDRYEEMESTHGMRFWSLPAEPQRSDPTSAQTRRELILWDMGGQNEYQLVHQLFLRDSTAAVMVMEPGRGERALEEIEGWNQRLLAHTGTRNIRKLLVGSKVDSLDSPVDLPAIERLVQRCQFTSYLSTSAKTGQGIPELKAALAEAIDWNSIEQVSRPELFQRMRQHLQQLREARHVVLTFSQLEAELRREMGNDFDPEVLRSVVGPLARQGRVADTRLADGTRVLVLEVEQVERYAGSLILAARDNPHGVPAIDVAKVLSPAMKFPRLAAAERLPRDQELLVLDCVIELLLEHGLCLRHEGLLIFPSLFRPTQQEAGQDFPHAISLHYDFSGPIDNIYASLVTSLALSRRFGPMRLWQDRAEFSLAGQESSGVRRVREGRQGARGHARLDVYFDPETPTTTRALFVNIIEEHLREQGVELLERLSITCTCGRVFAEDVVRERLHVGHSDIGCPVCDRRTPLTLGAQQARERNPELHQQVRALRTDIQEQRSQNITETRVSITEAKTVKTSADTPLRILHLSDLHVGATQDPLSLLQPLDADLKDRYDGLGVDRLDYLVISGDLTNRASPQEFEKAREFVSSLIERFGLTSERCILVPGNHDLDWDTEVYTRKKKRQVDARALVPGTYKEDGDGYYLRDEAKYPERFKNFSQHFYHPLMQRPYPLASEEQCLSFFFSESRIQFLAMNSAWEIDEYFTERSSISERALSRGLEAAHLELAGARKRGELQEDAQVLRIAVWHHPITGNEKIQADSFMGRLLQADIRACLHGHVHEDRADLVNYLHPGRRLHVVGAGSFGAPTHHRPESVPRLFNLLEVQRDLKRMRVHTRCLRKQGGAWEGWAVWPGERPGEKRTYYEVTLP, from the coding sequence ATGCGCCCCGAGTTCCGCGAGGCCCTTGAAACCGATCTGCGCAAGCTCCACGACCAAGCCGGGCCTTGGGACGTGGTGTTCCTCACTGGGAATCTGACGCAGACGGGCAGCCCCCGTGAGTTCGCGCTATTGAATTCCACGCTGAACTCCTTGTGGGACTACTTTCGAAGCCTGGGTTCGAATCCCTTGCTACTCGCGGTCCCTGGGGAATCAGACTTTGCGCCGCGTGATGCTTCCTCGAGCCTGTTCCTCCGCACCACTGCTTCTCAGTTTCCCAAAACCTTCAGCCATGCCGTAAGTCCTTCCTCCACACACGTCGTCAGCGGCGCGTTCCAAGCCTACACAGAGTGGGCTTCCCAGCAGCAACGCCTGCACTCACCTTTGATCCAGCTGCGGAACGGTTTCCTACCCGGAGACTTCTCTACGACAGTGAAGGCGGGCGAATGGAAGATCGGCGTTATCGGTCTCAACTCTGTCTTCGAGCCTGGTACAGACAGCAGTGAGAGCCAGCGAGAAATCAACGTAGAGCAAGCGGAGGCTGCCACTGGCCACGACCTCCAACGTTGGGCGCATCAGCATGAGCTGATCCTGCTGCTGACGCATGCTCCACCGGGAGTCTTGAGATCCAAGTCCCTCGCACGCCTGCACGAGAGACTTGGCCCCTCAGGCCGTCCTTTCCTGCACCTGTGCGGTGGGTTCGACATAACAGGGTGGAGGGAACCCTGGCCCGATCCTCCCCAATACTCCCACTGGGCTCGAGCAGTGCAGGCTTTGTCGCTCTTCGGGGAGACAGGAGCCGACACTTTTTTTTGGGGATACGCCGTGGGAGAAATCTACAAGTCCAAGCTCCGGCTTCATTCCCGCCCCCTCTCCTCGCAGGAGGAACTGTTCACCACGCTCCAAGCTAAATGGAGCTGGGAGCCCGACACAACTTCCATACCCCTGGCTGCGCTGATCCAATATCCCAGTGAGCTGACTGGTGAGAACCGCACGGATTCTCCACTCTGGTTCCCTCTGTTGACGCGCACGCCTCCGGAAGACGTACCGTCTCCCAGGAACAGTTCCTCGCAGGCCCCCTGGATCCGGGAGGATATGCCAGAACCCTCTCCGCTCCCATTGGGGATCCGGCTTCGCCAAGTGCTGGGGACGGGCCGCCAAACCGTAAGCCGGCTGGCCTGGAGTCCATCCGGCGATGCGCTGGCAATTGGGTGCGAACAAGGGCATCTGGCGTACTGGCCCCTCGCAGAGCAGATCCCTTCCTGGATAGCATCTGCTCACACGACCGTCGTTACGGACCTCTGCTTCACGCCGGACGGAGAAACCCTTCTCTCGCGCTCCAAACGTGCTCTCCGGCTCTTGCACACGAAAGGGACCCCCAGCGACATCGAGGTCGAGCTACTCCCAGCCGGTGACGGGAACAGACTCGCCTGCTCTTCATTAGGTTGGCTCGCCGCTGATGTCGGGCAGGGAAACCTGCGCATCTGGAACACGCCCACCCGCAAGTTCCTGGGTGAACTCACAAGGCCAGCACCGCTCGAGCCTGTGAGTTGCTTGGGTTGGGCTCCCGATGCACCCATCCTAGCCTGCGGCTTTATTAATGCCCAAGGTGGGTCCTGTCTCATCCTCTGGCGGCTGAGCGAAGTGGATAACCGGTTCGTGCCCACGCTTGCATCTTCAATGCAGGGCTTCGGGGTGCTCGACCTAACTTGGAGGCCGCACTCACCGCTTTTGGCACTAGCGACGGCAGATGGCGGCATCCATGTCTTGAATGCCGAGCAAGACCGCACAGTGACGCGATTGGAAGGCCACACAGCCTCGGTGCTGTCCGTCTCGTTCTCCGCAGATGGCCGCCTGCTCGCCTCCCATTCGACGACTGGAGACATTCTCCTGTTCCGCACCGATACCTGGGAGATAGTGGCACGCTTCCAGTCCCCCTCCTCGAAGAAATTCCTGACTCGGGGAGTGGCTTTCTCTCCCACGCGCAACATCTTGGCCTCCGTGGGACCAGACTTCCGCAGCCTTTTTCTCTGGGACATCGACGCGGACACTCTCTTGAGAGCCAAGCCTCCGTCCGCCACCGTCCACGAGGTCAGCGCGAAGGTGGTGCTCGTGGGGGAAGGGCGCGCGGGAAAGAGCAGCCTCGCGCTGCGCATGGCTCAGGATCGCTACGAAGAGATGGAGTCCACCCACGGGATGCGGTTCTGGTCCCTCCCGGCGGAGCCCCAGCGCTCGGACCCCACCAGCGCCCAGACGCGGCGCGAGCTCATCCTCTGGGACATGGGAGGACAGAACGAGTACCAGCTCGTGCATCAGCTCTTCCTGCGGGACTCGACCGCTGCCGTGATGGTCATGGAGCCGGGACGCGGCGAGCGGGCCCTGGAGGAAATCGAAGGCTGGAACCAGCGCCTCCTGGCGCACACCGGCACCCGGAACATCCGCAAGCTCCTGGTGGGCAGCAAGGTGGACAGCCTGGACTCGCCGGTGGATCTGCCCGCCATCGAGCGGCTGGTGCAGCGCTGCCAGTTCACCTCCTATCTGTCCACCAGTGCCAAGACGGGCCAGGGCATCCCCGAGCTGAAGGCCGCGCTGGCCGAGGCCATCGACTGGAACAGCATCGAGCAGGTCAGTCGCCCGGAGCTCTTCCAGCGCATGCGCCAGCACCTGCAGCAGCTGCGCGAAGCCCGGCACGTGGTGCTCACCTTCTCGCAGCTGGAGGCCGAGCTGCGGCGGGAGATGGGCAACGACTTCGACCCGGAGGTGCTCCGCTCCGTCGTGGGACCGCTCGCCCGTCAGGGGCGTGTCGCCGACACACGGCTGGCCGACGGCACCCGCGTCCTCGTCCTCGAAGTGGAGCAGGTGGAGCGCTACGCCGGCTCGCTCATCCTCGCCGCGCGAGACAATCCCCACGGAGTGCCCGCCATCGACGTGGCCAAGGTGCTCTCCCCAGCCATGAAGTTCCCGCGCCTCGCCGCCGCGGAGCGCCTGCCTCGCGACCAGGAGCTGTTGGTGCTCGACTGCGTCATCGAGCTGCTGCTCGAGCACGGGCTCTGCTTGCGCCATGAGGGGCTGCTCATCTTCCCCTCGCTCTTCCGCCCGACGCAGCAGGAGGCAGGCCAGGACTTCCCGCACGCCATCTCGCTGCACTACGACTTCTCCGGCCCCATCGACAACATCTACGCCTCGCTGGTCACCTCGCTCGCGCTGAGCCGCCGGTTTGGTCCCATGCGGCTGTGGCAAGACCGGGCCGAGTTCAGCCTTGCAGGCCAGGAGAGCTCGGGCGTCCGCCGAGTGCGTGAGGGCCGCCAGGGGGCTCGTGGCCACGCACGGCTCGACGTCTACTTCGATCCGGAGACGCCCACCACCACCCGCGCGCTGTTCGTGAACATCATCGAGGAGCACCTGCGCGAGCAGGGGGTGGAGCTGCTGGAGCGGCTGAGTATCACCTGCACGTGTGGCCGGGTGTTCGCCGAGGACGTCGTCCGGGAGCGGCTCCACGTGGGCCACTCGGACATTGGATGCCCCGTGTGCGATCGCCGGACACCGCTGACGCTGGGCGCCCAACAGGCACGCGAGCGCAACCCCGAGCTGCACCAGCAGGTCCGAGCGCTGCGCACCGACATTCAAGAGCAGCGCTCCCAAAACATCACCGAGACGAGGGTGAGCATCACCGAGGCCAAGACCGTGAAAACCTCCGCTGACACCCCGCTGCGCATCCTCCACCTGAGCGATCTCCATGTGGGCGCCACGCAGGATCCCTTGAGCCTGCTCCAGCCGCTGGATGCGGACCTGAAGGACCGGTACGACGGGCTCGGGGTGGACAGGCTGGACTATTTGGTCATCTCGGGAGACCTCACCAACAGGGCCTCACCCCAGGAGTTCGAGAAGGCGCGCGAGTTCGTGTCCTCGCTCATCGAGCGGTTCGGTCTCACGTCCGAGCGCTGCATCCTCGTGCCGGGCAATCACGACCTGGACTGGGACACGGAGGTGTACACCCGGAAGAAGAAGCGCCAGGTGGACGCCCGCGCGCTCGTGCCGGGCACGTACAAGGAGGACGGTGACGGGTACTACCTGCGGGACGAGGCGAAGTATCCGGAGCGCTTCAAGAACTTCTCCCAGCACTTCTACCACCCGCTCATGCAGCGGCCGTACCCGCTGGCGTCCGAGGAGCAGTGCCTCTCCTTCTTCTTCAGCGAGTCGCGCATCCAGTTCCTGGCCATGAACTCGGCCTGGGAGATCGACGAGTACTTCACCGAGCGCTCCAGCATCTCCGAGCGGGCCCTCTCCCGTGGCCTCGAGGCCGCCCACCTCGAGCTGGCCGGAGCACGGAAGCGGGGTGAGCTTCAGGAGGACGCCCAGGTGCTGCGAATCGCGGTGTGGCACCACCCCATCACGGGCAACGAGAAGATCCAGGCGGACTCTTTCATGGGCCGGTTGCTGCAGGCGGACATCCGCGCCTGTCTCCACGGACACGTGCACGAGGATCGAGCCGACCTGGTGAATTACCTGCATCCGGGACGGCGGCTCCATGTCGTGGGCGCAGGGAGCTTCGGTGCTCCCACCCACCACCGTCCCGAGTCCGTTCCGCGCCTGTTCAACCTGCTGGAGGTTCAGCGCGACCTGAAGCGCATGCGCGTCCACACACGGTGCCTGCGCAAGCAGGGCGGCGCCTGGGAAGGCTGGGCGGTCTGGCCGGGTGAGCGACCCGGAGAGAAACGCACGTACTACGAGGTGACGCTGCCCTGA
- a CDS encoding ATP-binding protein, producing the protein MSSFFLASSVVALLVALFNALLAGYVLASGWSDARKRLFAVGPVGVTLFALSWFVLLLDPNTREPVSATASFAALLAVSGFAGDALMDLGPSRVRRWLVLVLLLGGLGLSGLATFVTATTHLPLAPVLLQLLGLGTVVFIGAVRLLLCRSENAAIRRLSRHVVAVVVASLLVCAIREGVELLKGSVSGAAIILCTILAAEMMTLSYILHDRVDVRPPVTRAVTHALLAIASAFTVIAVLRALGYSVDLGQVAITVGVALLASLLFVGLGDPLSRWLEFLLFPKQARLTGLLSASRSEAAALRSRLERAERLAIAGELAASVAHEIKNPLAALRGYAELLGDYRAHVASEQRERFEKAVRIIREESDRIDSKVQELLSLGRAPKGRLEGKPLDVSRVTLEAVAVAEGEVDIPPITARLDPALRVVGDEDELRGVLLNLLKNAADAMRGRPGGRIEVVARSEEAQVVIEVRDEGTGLGGVDREQLFRPFYTTKQGGTGLGLAISRSAIEAAGGRLSLVPREDKTGAVARVVLPVAVAEAREVSR; encoded by the coding sequence ATGTCGTCGTTCTTCCTCGCCTCGTCCGTGGTCGCCCTCCTGGTGGCGCTCTTCAACGCGCTGCTGGCCGGCTACGTGCTCGCCTCCGGCTGGAGCGATGCCCGCAAGCGCCTCTTCGCCGTGGGCCCCGTGGGCGTGACGCTGTTCGCCCTCTCCTGGTTCGTCCTCTTGCTGGACCCCAACACCCGCGAGCCCGTGAGCGCCACCGCCTCCTTCGCGGCGCTGCTGGCCGTCTCGGGCTTCGCGGGGGATGCCTTGATGGACCTCGGTCCATCCCGGGTGCGCCGGTGGCTGGTGCTGGTGCTGCTCCTGGGAGGGCTGGGGCTCTCCGGGCTCGCCACCTTCGTGACGGCGACCACCCACCTCCCGCTGGCGCCGGTGCTGCTGCAATTGCTCGGACTGGGCACGGTGGTCTTCATCGGCGCCGTGCGCCTGCTGCTCTGCCGCAGTGAGAACGCGGCCATCCGGCGGCTCTCGCGGCACGTGGTCGCCGTGGTCGTCGCCTCGCTGCTCGTGTGTGCGATCCGCGAGGGCGTCGAGCTGCTGAAGGGCAGCGTCTCCGGCGCGGCCATCATCCTGTGCACCATCCTCGCCGCGGAGATGATGACGCTCAGCTACATCCTCCACGATCGCGTGGATGTGCGCCCGCCCGTCACGCGCGCGGTCACCCATGCGCTGCTCGCCATCGCGTCGGCGTTCACCGTCATCGCGGTGCTGCGGGCGCTGGGTTACTCGGTGGATCTGGGCCAGGTGGCCATCACCGTGGGCGTGGCGCTGCTGGCCTCGCTGCTCTTCGTGGGGCTGGGAGATCCGCTCAGCCGGTGGCTCGAGTTCCTCCTGTTCCCCAAGCAGGCGCGGCTCACGGGGCTGCTGTCCGCCTCTCGCTCCGAGGCCGCCGCGCTGCGCAGCCGGCTGGAGCGCGCCGAGCGGCTCGCCATCGCCGGAGAGCTGGCTGCCTCCGTGGCCCATGAAATCAAGAACCCGCTGGCGGCCCTGCGCGGCTACGCGGAGCTGCTCGGGGACTACCGCGCCCACGTCGCCTCCGAGCAGCGCGAGCGCTTCGAGAAGGCGGTGCGCATCATCCGCGAGGAGAGCGATCGCATCGACTCCAAGGTGCAGGAGCTGCTGAGCCTCGGGAGGGCGCCGAAGGGCCGCCTGGAGGGAAAGCCCCTGGACGTGTCCCGTGTCACCCTGGAGGCGGTGGCGGTGGCCGAGGGCGAGGTGGACATTCCTCCCATCACCGCGAGGCTCGATCCGGCGCTGAGGGTGGTGGGTGACGAGGACGAGCTGCGGGGCGTGCTGCTGAACCTGCTGAAGAACGCCGCCGACGCGATGCGGGGGCGCCCCGGCGGCCGCATCGAAGTGGTGGCCCGGAGCGAGGAGGCTCAGGTGGTGATCGAGGTGCGCGATGAGGGCACGGGGCTCGGCGGGGTGGACCGCGAGCAACTCTTCCGGCCGTTCTACACGACGAAGCAGGGCGGCACGGGGCTGGGGCTGGCCATCTCGCGCTCGGCCATCGAGGCAGCGGGAGGCCGCCTGAGCCTGGTGCCCCGTGAGGACAAGACGGGCGCGGTGGCCCGGGTGGTGCTGCCCGTGGCCGTAGCCGAGGCGCGGGAGGTGTCGCGATGA